The Fretibacterium sp. OH1220_COT-178 genome segment TGTCAATCGCCGGGTTTTCCCACCGTCTACATCAGCTTTGGAGATTCCTCTTCGCCTCTTGAGGATATCAAGCAGCTGTGGAGAGATGCGTTAATCGAAGGAACAAATCAACATCTTCTGCGCCCCAGTATGGTTGATACATTAACACGAGCAAATCCTGGGGATAACTCTGGTCTAGGGGTTCCTAATTTCGAGTTTGACTACCATCCTGCACAGAATTATCTTGACATGTTGGTGAGCTTTAAAGGATGTGGGGCAGAATTGGCTAATGCCATGAAAATTTTCACAGTTGCAGAGCTTGAGAAAGACAGGGGATTTGCCGGATTAAAAAGATGGGTTCTGAATACAGTTATAAAAGGAGGAGGCAAATTCTGCCCACCGGGCGCAATAGGCATAGGCTTGGGAGGCCAGATGGATGTCGCCTGTAAGTTGGCTCGAAGAACCGTAAGCACGCGGCGCTGGGACGATACTCACCCTGATCCTCGATACGCAGATCTTGAAAAAGAACTGCTCGAAAACATTAACAGTCTTGGCTTGGGAGCTGCGGGTATCGGGGGAGATACAACTCTTCTTGCAGTAAAAATAGACTCCGTCTCTACACACACAGCTATCGCTCCAGCGGCCATCACCTTCCATTGTTGGGCGGCACGACGAACTTACATAAGACTTCATCCCGATGGACAAAGGGAAATCCTGTTTTAATCTTGTTTGTGCATAATTGTTCGTATCTCTATTCGGCAATTGACATCGCGAAATGCTTGGAAAAAGGTGTTTGAGATGACCGAGATACTTCTAAACACACCGCTCAAAGAAACCGATATCAGACGGCTAAAAATCGGAGATGTCGTTTTTCTCAAAGGCTCTCTTATGACATCTCGGGACATGGGTCATTTGAAAATTCGGCAACTTTTGGATAACAAGGAAAATCTCCCCTTAGATTTTAACGGATCTGTTATTCTCCATGCCGGGCCTGTCGTCAACATGAATAGACAAGGAGGATATGATTTAGTGGTTATCGGTCCCACAACGAGTATTCGCATGGAACCTTATCACAGAATGGTAGCGGATCTGGGAGTTAAGGGGATCATAGGTAAAGGAGGACTGGGCGAGGATAGCCTGAAAGACTTTGCGGAATACGGACAGGTCTATTTTCAGGCCGCACCGGGTTGTGCCGTACTTCTCGCAGAGGGTATCTCTGAGATCAAAGAAGTCCATTGGCTGGAGCTTGGTGTGCCTGAGGCTTTATGGATACTTGAAGCTCAAAGGTTCGGCCCCCTTGTGGTCGGTATGGACTCTCACGGAAAAAGCATTTATCAGGAACTCCGGGAAAAAGCGGAGAGAAAAAAGGAAGCTCTCTATGGCTGCTGAATCGGAAACCTCGTTGCCTTAAATTTTACTTTTTCTGTGCAAGCACGACCTTACAGAAACAACCCGATCAGCAATAAAGAAAAAGACGATGGCTAGGCTCAAGCGCCTGCTCGAAAATAGATTCCGAAAAAAGTGGTGAAGAATGAGATCAAAAATTTTAGTAGGCGGTAGACTTCTTGAGTTTTATAGCAAAATTCAAAACAACCTTTGAGTTGGTGGGCATTACCCAGAGCAGAATCTTCGGAGCCCATCCTTGTTATTCCACATAACTTTCTAAATATTTATTCATCAAGGAGGAAAAACCGTGGAATACAGAATCGAGAGGGATTCCATGGGGGAGGTGCGGGTTCCGTCGGACAAATTGTACGGGGCCCAGTCCCAGCGCAGTATCGACAACTTCAAGATCGGCGTGGAGAAGATGCCTAAGGAGATCATTGCCGCCTTCGCCATCCTGAAGAAGGCGGCGGCGCTCACGAACAGGAAGCTGGGGGTCCTGGACGCGGTGCGGGCGGACGCCATCGCGAGGGCGGCGGACGAAATCCTGGAGGGCAGGCACGACGGGAATTTCGAGCTTGCCGTATGGCAGACCGGAAGCGGAACGCAGTCGAACATGAACGTCAACGAGGTCATCGCCAACAGAGGAAACCAGCTCCTCGAGGGCTCGGACAGTCCGCTCCACCCCAACGATCACGTCAATCGCTCCCAGAGTTCGAACGACGCCTTCCCCACGGCGATGCACATCGCAGCAGTCCTCGCCCTGGAGGACCGGCTCCTCCCCTCCCTGAGGCAGCTGAAGGAGACGCTGGATGCGAAGGCAAGGCGATACGCCGATCTCGTCAAGACGGGCCGGACGCACCTTCAGGACGCGACTCCCCTGACCCTGGGACAGGAGATCGGCGGATGGGCGCGCATGCTCGCCCGGGACGAGGAGATGATCCTGTCGGGGCTCTCCTTCCTGAAGGACCTGGCCCTGGGAGGAACCGCGGTCGGAACCGGGCTCAACGCCCCGGAGGGCTTCGACGCCGCGGTCGCGGCGGAGATCGGAGCCCTCACGGGAAAGGACTTCGCGACCGCGCCCAACAAGTTTCACTCCCTGACCAGCAAGGACGAGCTCGTCTTCGCTCACGGCGCCTTGAAGGCACTGGCCGCGGACCTTCTGAAGATCGTCAACGACATCCGCTGGCTGGCCTCCGGCCCCAGGTGCGGGCTCGGGGAGCTGCTCATCCCGGACAACGAGCCCGGGAGCTCCATCATGCCCGGCAAGGTCAACCCGACCCAATGCGAGGCGGTCTCCATGGTCGCGGCTCAGGTGATGGGCAACGACGTGACGATCGGCTTTGCGGCCAGCCAGGGCAATTTCGAGCTGAACGTCTACATGCCGGTCCTGATCTTCAATTTTCTGCAATCCTCGCGCCTTCTCGCCGACTGTATGCGCTCCTTCGACGAGCACTGCGCCTCCGGACTCCAGGCCAATACGGAGAGGATCGGCCTTTTCGTCAACGATTCCCTGATGAACGTGACGGCCCTGAGCCCGCACATCGGCTACGACAAGGCCGCGGAGATCGCCAAAAAGGCGTTCGCGGAGAACGTGACGCTCAGGGAGGCCGCCGTCGCCCTGGGGTATCTGACCGGGGAGGAGTTCGACAAGCACATGGATCTCAGCGCTATGTGCGGACCAGATATCGTAAGGAGAGGACTCTGAATCCAAGTAAGTGACACAGAAATAGAAACAATGCTTTTACCAACCTCTAGACATTTTTTCTGCAGTGCTGGATAAGAAGGAAATAGCTATGACTACAATTTCAGATGGAATAAGCAGACAATGCGCAAGATTTATCCAGAATCTTTCCTTTGGCAATCTGGATCAAGAAACTTTGTCGATCGTCAAAAAATGTATCATAGACTGGATGGGATGCGCTATAGGGGGCTCTTCCACTTCTGCTGCGCAAATCGTCGAATCCCTCGTCATGGATATGGGGGGCAAGCCTCAGGCCACACTGCTAGGGAACTTCAACAAAACGACGATTCTTCAAGCTGCAATGGTCAATGCTTACAACAGTCATATCCTTGAGATGGACGACGTACATAAAAGCTCGATCTCCCATCCCGCTGCTCCGGTGATATCGACTACTTTTGCTCTCGCAGAGCATTTAGGCAGTTCAGGAAAGGAGATGGTAGAGGCAATTGTGGCCGGCTACGAGGTTATGATACGGATTGGAGAGGCAATATCCCCCTCCCACTATACCCTATGGCACACAACTTCCACGTGTGGTACTTTTGGTGCGGCAGCAGCAAGCGCTAAACTGTTACATCTCGACGAACAAAGTGTACTCCACTCCCTGGGCAACGCCGGCTCACAAGCGGCAGGCCTATGGGAATTCGCATCCGACAACGCAATGACCAAATATCTTCACTGTGGGAAGGCCGCTTACAACGGCCTTGTATCCTCCCTCTTGGCTCAAAAGGGGTTTACGGGGGCAAGCCAAATTCTTGAGGGGCCAAGAG includes the following:
- a CDS encoding FumA C-terminus/TtdB family hydratase beta subunit — its product is MTEILLNTPLKETDIRRLKIGDVVFLKGSLMTSRDMGHLKIRQLLDNKENLPLDFNGSVILHAGPVVNMNRQGGYDLVVIGPTTSIRMEPYHRMVADLGVKGIIGKGGLGEDSLKDFAEYGQVYFQAAPGCAVLLAEGISEIKEVHWLELGVPEALWILEAQRFGPLVVGMDSHGKSIYQELREKAERKKEALYGC
- a CDS encoding fumarate hydratase is translated as MSRYPHLYQEIYDMIYRATTSISPDAVKIMREAIGKERNPTAKSIMQAMLDNVRLSGEKLRPLCQSPGFPTVYISFGDSSSPLEDIKQLWRDALIEGTNQHLLRPSMVDTLTRANPGDNSGLGVPNFEFDYHPAQNYLDMLVSFKGCGAELANAMKIFTVAELEKDRGFAGLKRWVLNTVIKGGGKFCPPGAIGIGLGGQMDVACKLARRTVSTRRWDDTHPDPRYADLEKELLENINSLGLGAAGIGGDTTLLAVKIDSVSTHTAIAPAAITFHCWAARRTYIRLHPDGQREILF
- the fumC gene encoding class II fumarate hydratase, whose amino-acid sequence is MEYRIERDSMGEVRVPSDKLYGAQSQRSIDNFKIGVEKMPKEIIAAFAILKKAAALTNRKLGVLDAVRADAIARAADEILEGRHDGNFELAVWQTGSGTQSNMNVNEVIANRGNQLLEGSDSPLHPNDHVNRSQSSNDAFPTAMHIAAVLALEDRLLPSLRQLKETLDAKARRYADLVKTGRTHLQDATPLTLGQEIGGWARMLARDEEMILSGLSFLKDLALGGTAVGTGLNAPEGFDAAVAAEIGALTGKDFATAPNKFHSLTSKDELVFAHGALKALAADLLKIVNDIRWLASGPRCGLGELLIPDNEPGSSIMPGKVNPTQCEAVSMVAAQVMGNDVTIGFAASQGNFELNVYMPVLIFNFLQSSRLLADCMRSFDEHCASGLQANTERIGLFVNDSLMNVTALSPHIGYDKAAEIAKKAFAENVTLREAAVALGYLTGEEFDKHMDLSAMCGPDIVRRGL
- a CDS encoding MmgE/PrpD family protein, translating into MLDKKEIAMTTISDGISRQCARFIQNLSFGNLDQETLSIVKKCIIDWMGCAIGGSSTSAAQIVESLVMDMGGKPQATLLGNFNKTTILQAAMVNAYNSHILEMDDVHKSSISHPAAPVISTTFALAEHLGSSGKEMVEAIVAGYEVMIRIGEAISPSHYTLWHTTSTCGTFGAAAASAKLLHLDEQSVLHSLGNAGSQAAGLWEFASDNAMTKYLHCGKAAYNGLVSSLLAQKGFTGASQILEGPRGFFKAYSQETNFERSFKDWGIHYKIRETAFKPYASCRHTHGPINAVLNLCQREDITYENVESITVETYDVALPLVDNYDFSTPAAAKFCLPYCLASALILGQVGVDAFREEYLTDPRFKKLAFSVTLKSSEELNALYPLKWASRVVIQTNQGNSYDIFIDYPKGDPENTMSDTEIEEKYFSLTALRMERSKADSLLQQIKSIENRDSLINIFQKFFL